In one Corallococcus sp. EGB genomic region, the following are encoded:
- a CDS encoding VIT domain-containing protein: MRVLLATLFVCLLAAPASAQQPCPPAASPTAGVAQGTLVARFRAQPQAEDTTACPDTEPRTFSLKHTEVDAEVSGFLASVTVTQVFENPYTAPLEALYVFPLPELAAVDGMEMHIGERIITGVIQTREQARDTYERAKAEGKTAALLDQERPNIFTQSVANILPGETIRVRIHYVERLTYDAGTYRFSFPMVVAPRFIGGEPLPTRQGEGVEADTTTVPDASRITPPVLTDTRSGHDIQLTVRLDAGLPVHSLRSTTHRVDVKRDGQSRATVTLGRDDRIPNKDFILEYVVADALIRPAVLMHRDPGADHGYFLVMINPQLSPTQREIVPRELYMVLDTSCSQSGLAIEKSKAITKEVLNHLMPEDTFQVLNFDTQVTKFAPTAVPATPENIQNALPYVANFWGGGGTDVRIAAQEAMVPPNDPARLRMVLFMTDGLIGGDEQVLGTLQDHLREETRIFAAGVGSSTNRYLITKMGELGRGASTLVNLNRPEEDVAREFEQRMRGPVLTSVVVDTDGLPVSDVYPKSVPDLFAGQPLFLVGRFTGTGDGLLRISGRVRGQVRHFDVPVHFPEVAPEHDALKSLWARQRIEELTVQGYRGETQEVVQGITDTALQYHLMSRYTSFVAVEQVARTAPNGETVRELVPVQLPDGMVSGALSREEIPPGDPIISVRAPRDARRVTAYFPFGLVKPLTFDTVTRSWRGRFLVPLGIEDGYYTVFIIAELADGRVERSEVRYRLDSQGNDFEVVLSQKEVSPGDTLTLDVDAVEATQEVSVYGELFGEDQLLLDTKDGLRFTKSLVIPEGTPAGSYELVFVARDAAGNRFERRETLRVIHSRRN; the protein is encoded by the coding sequence ATGCGAGTCCTGCTCGCCACGCTCTTCGTCTGTCTTCTGGCCGCCCCGGCCTCCGCTCAGCAACCCTGCCCTCCCGCCGCTTCGCCTACCGCGGGCGTCGCCCAGGGCACCCTCGTGGCGCGCTTCCGTGCGCAGCCGCAGGCCGAGGACACCACCGCCTGCCCGGACACCGAACCGCGCACCTTCAGCCTCAAGCACACGGAGGTGGACGCGGAGGTCAGTGGCTTCCTCGCGTCCGTCACCGTGACGCAGGTGTTTGAAAACCCCTACACCGCGCCCCTCGAAGCGCTCTACGTCTTCCCGCTGCCGGAGCTGGCCGCCGTGGATGGCATGGAGATGCACATCGGCGAGCGCATCATCACGGGCGTCATCCAGACCCGCGAGCAGGCCCGCGACACCTACGAGCGCGCCAAGGCCGAGGGCAAGACGGCCGCGCTGCTCGACCAGGAGCGCCCCAACATCTTCACCCAGTCCGTCGCCAACATCCTCCCCGGCGAGACCATCCGCGTGCGCATCCACTACGTGGAGCGCCTCACCTACGACGCCGGCACCTACCGCTTCAGCTTCCCCATGGTCGTCGCCCCCCGCTTCATCGGCGGCGAGCCGCTGCCCACGCGCCAGGGCGAAGGCGTGGAGGCCGACACCACCACCGTCCCCGACGCGAGCCGCATCACGCCCCCGGTGCTCACCGACACGCGCAGCGGCCATGACATCCAGCTCACCGTGCGCCTGGACGCGGGCCTCCCGGTCCACTCGCTGCGCTCCACCACCCACCGCGTGGACGTGAAGCGCGACGGCCAGTCCCGCGCCACCGTGACCCTGGGCCGCGACGACCGCATCCCCAACAAGGACTTCATCCTCGAGTATGTCGTCGCCGACGCCCTCATCCGCCCCGCCGTCCTCATGCACCGCGACCCCGGCGCGGACCACGGCTACTTCCTGGTGATGATCAACCCGCAGCTGTCTCCCACGCAGAGGGAAATTGTTCCGCGTGAGCTCTACATGGTGCTCGACACGTCCTGCTCGCAGTCCGGCCTCGCGATTGAAAAGTCCAAGGCCATCACCAAGGAAGTGCTCAACCACCTGATGCCCGAGGACACCTTCCAGGTCCTCAACTTCGACACGCAGGTGACCAAGTTCGCGCCCACCGCCGTCCCCGCCACGCCGGAGAACATCCAGAACGCCCTGCCCTACGTGGCCAACTTCTGGGGTGGTGGCGGCACCGACGTGCGCATCGCCGCCCAGGAGGCCATGGTCCCGCCCAACGACCCCGCCCGCCTGCGCATGGTGCTCTTCATGACGGACGGCCTCATCGGTGGAGACGAGCAGGTGCTCGGCACACTCCAGGACCACCTGCGCGAGGAGACGCGCATCTTCGCCGCCGGCGTGGGCTCCAGCACCAACCGCTACCTCATCACCAAGATGGGCGAGCTGGGCCGCGGCGCCTCCACCCTCGTCAACCTCAACCGCCCGGAGGAAGACGTCGCCCGCGAGTTCGAGCAGCGCATGCGCGGCCCCGTCCTCACCTCCGTGGTGGTGGACACCGACGGCCTGCCCGTCAGCGACGTGTACCCGAAGTCCGTGCCGGACCTCTTCGCCGGTCAGCCGCTGTTCCTCGTGGGCAGGTTCACCGGCACCGGTGACGGCCTCCTGCGCATCTCCGGCCGCGTGCGCGGCCAGGTCCGCCACTTCGACGTGCCCGTGCACTTCCCCGAAGTCGCCCCGGAGCACGACGCCCTCAAGAGCCTCTGGGCCCGCCAGCGCATCGAGGAGCTCACCGTGCAGGGCTACCGCGGCGAGACGCAGGAGGTCGTCCAGGGCATCACCGACACCGCGCTCCAGTACCACCTGATGAGCCGCTACACGTCCTTCGTCGCGGTGGAGCAGGTGGCCCGCACGGCCCCCAACGGCGAGACGGTCCGCGAGCTGGTCCCCGTGCAGCTTCCCGACGGCATGGTGTCAGGCGCGCTCAGCCGCGAGGAGATTCCGCCCGGCGACCCCATCATCTCCGTGCGCGCTCCGCGCGACGCCCGCCGCGTCACCGCCTACTTCCCCTTCGGCCTGGTGAAGCCGCTCACGTTCGACACCGTCACCCGTTCGTGGCGCGGCCGGTTCCTCGTGCCGCTGGGCATCGAGGACGGCTACTACACCGTGTTCATCATCGCGGAGCTGGCGGACGGCCGCGTGGAGCGCAGCGAGGTGCGCTACCGCCTGGACTCCCAGGGCAACGACTTCGAGGTCGTCCTCTCCCAGAAGGAAGTTTCTCCCGGTGACACGCTGACGCTGGACGTGGACGCGGTGGAGGCCACGCAGGAGGTCAGCGTGTACGGCGAGCTCTTCGGCGAGGACCAGCTCCTGCTCGACACGAAGGACGGCCTGCGCTTCACGAAGTCCCTCGTCATCCCGGAGGGCACGCCGGCGGGCTCCTACGAGTTGGTGTTCGTCGCCCGCGACGCCGCGGGCAACCGCTTCGAACGCCGCGAGACGCTGCGCGTCATCCACTCCCGGCGCAACTGA
- a CDS encoding slipin family protein: protein MGIGRVDVAQNERLFVVVNGKAEQYLGPGRHWVVRPFQHVRYERVPLEPPVTRLDEAKLALVPEKDLQVLELGANERAVVFHHGQPVKWLGRGQHQVWTAQRLPGRTGRPETPTVRVERVDVSGLATEPLRDEVRALVPSSDYVEITATEGSVALRYVNGVLDAVLPPGRHAAWTAAHKVQFAVIDLRERLLHVTGQEVMTKDRVTLRLNLSAAYRVVDARRLAVVARAPDEILYLAMQLAAREAVSTRTLDELLAARETVSAELYAQVKSGAEGVGLELLRFGIKDVVLPKEMKDLLNQVIQAQKQAEANVITRREETAATRSMAQTAKVLAENPLLVRLKELEAYKDLAAKVGQVHLVLGEGAVPTLQLKGG, encoded by the coding sequence ATGGGTATCGGTCGGGTGGATGTGGCGCAGAACGAGCGGCTGTTCGTGGTGGTGAACGGGAAGGCGGAGCAGTACCTGGGGCCGGGCCGGCACTGGGTGGTGCGTCCGTTCCAGCACGTCCGCTACGAGCGCGTGCCGCTGGAGCCACCCGTCACCCGGCTGGATGAGGCCAAGCTCGCGTTGGTGCCGGAGAAGGACCTCCAGGTCCTGGAGCTGGGCGCGAACGAGCGCGCGGTGGTCTTCCATCACGGCCAGCCGGTGAAGTGGCTGGGTCGGGGTCAGCACCAGGTGTGGACGGCGCAGCGGCTGCCCGGTCGAACCGGTCGGCCCGAGACGCCGACGGTGCGGGTGGAGCGCGTGGACGTGTCCGGGTTGGCGACGGAGCCCCTGCGGGACGAGGTGCGCGCGCTGGTTCCGTCCAGCGACTACGTGGAGATCACGGCCACGGAGGGTTCAGTGGCGCTGCGCTACGTGAACGGCGTGCTGGACGCGGTGCTGCCGCCGGGCCGGCACGCGGCGTGGACGGCCGCGCACAAGGTGCAGTTCGCGGTCATCGACCTGCGCGAGCGGCTGCTCCACGTCACCGGCCAGGAGGTGATGACAAAGGACCGCGTGACGCTGCGGCTCAACCTGTCCGCGGCGTACCGGGTGGTGGACGCGCGGCGGCTGGCGGTGGTGGCGCGGGCGCCGGATGAAATCCTCTACCTGGCCATGCAGTTGGCGGCGCGCGAGGCCGTGTCCACGCGCACGCTGGATGAGCTGCTGGCGGCGCGGGAGACCGTGTCGGCGGAGCTGTACGCGCAGGTGAAGTCGGGGGCGGAGGGCGTGGGCCTGGAGCTGCTGCGCTTCGGCATCAAGGACGTGGTGCTGCCGAAGGAGATGAAGGACCTGCTCAACCAGGTCATCCAGGCGCAGAAGCAGGCGGAGGCCAACGTCATCACGCGGCGCGAGGAGACGGCGGCGACGCGCTCCATGGCACAGACGGCGAAGGTGCTCGCGGAGAACCCGCTGCTCGTGCGCCTCAAGGAGCTGGAGGCGTACAAGGACCTGGCCGCGAAGGTGGGTCAGGTGCACCTCGTGCTCGGTGAGGGCGCAGTGCCCACGCTGCAGCTCAAGGGCGGATGA